The DNA sequence AGTGAATGCTCAGGAGAGTGGCAGTATTGCTATTCCTGCAAAAATCTTGTTGGACACCCTGAAAAACCTTCCTGAACAGCCTGTAACTATTTCAGTTGATGAAGAAACATCAGGTATTGAAATCAGTTCTGAAAACGGTCTTTATAAACTTACTGGAGAGAACCCAACGGACTTCCCCCGCACCTCAAGTGTAGAGGGTGGCCAATCTATTGAGCTTTCTGGAGAAGTGATGAGCCGCGCGATCAACAATACGCTTTTCGCTGCTGGAACGGATGACCTTCGCCCTGCGATGACAGGCGTTTACATGAATCTGAATGCCGAAAACATTACTTTCGTAGCCACTGATGGCCACCGATTGGTACGTTACCGCCGTTCAGACATCGAGGGGGCTTCAGAGGCATCCATCATTCTTCCTCGTAAGGCATTGAACTTGTTGAAATCGACTTTACCAACTGATGAAACTCCAGTAACGATCGAGTTCAACGATGCTAACGCATTCTTTTCTTTCAACAATCTGCGTTTGATCTGCCGATTGATTGATGAGCGTTTCCCTGATTATGAAAACGTGATTCCATTGGATAACCACAATGAGATGACCATCAATCGTGCACAATTCCTGAGCACGTTGAAGCGTTTGGCCATTTACGCCAACAAAACCACCAACCAGGTGCGTTTGTCGATCAAAGGAAATGATCTTGCAGTTCATGCGGAAGATTTGGACTTCTCGAACGAAGCCAACGAAACTTTGGCTTGTCAGCATTCAGGTGAGGACATCGATATTGGTTTCAATGCAAAATTCTTGATTGAAATGCTGAACAATGTCAATGCCACGGAAGTAACTTTCCAATTCTCTCAGCCTAACCGCGCAGGATTGATCGTCCCAACGGATCAGGATGAAAACGAAGACTTACTGATGTTAGTAATGCCAGTAATGTTGAACAATTACTATTGATCGGAAATTGAAAAATAAAGAAAAAAGGCTGTTGAATAGATTTCAACAGCCTTTTTTTGTGGGGAGTGGGCTTCATGTTTTTTTGACCATGATTTACATGACTAAAAGGATTACCGTGATTTTTTTTGCTTTACATATCTCGAGTTTCTTTGATCCAAGCGACTCTTTTGAATTAATGATGATAAATTACTTTCCCCCTGACAATATTGTTTGTTGCTTAAAACCAATATTGAGCATAGTTACTTAATCAACCTCGCATAAATATGAGCATACACACAGGAATTATCTACCCCACGATCCACTCTAACATCTAAAAACTGATCAGCAGAAGGCTTCAATTCAGATACAATCCTTAACAGTTCTTCCATTAAATTTTGCTTTGTGTTGTATTTTCCATGATCCTCATATTTGACATTAGACTGCGCACCAAGCGGGTTTACGACCAATTCAGAAGGGGTTATTTTAAACTGTATAGGATCGTCAATCATCTCCTCTCCCATAATTTCTCCCTCTTCAAAAAATTCAGCAGCAAAGACATCAACCACCTCTACTATTGGCATTTCCTCAAGGTCAATATGTGTAGTCATAAACCCTTCGGGTAATTCAAAATTATCCCAATCAATCCCTGAAATCTCGATTTCCTCTTGTACCGCTTGTTTCTCAGCACAAGCACCTACGCTGAACAATATTGAAAACAGACCAATAAATTTAAGTACTTTCATCATGTAGCTTGTTGGTTATCTACTCAAGATAAGCAAGTTGTACTTCTTATTCGCTACTGAAAAAACAAAAACCTTACATATAAAACATCATCCTTTTACCCCAGGGGCTGTCGCAGAACTCTAATCTAAAATCACCTTACAGAATTTTATGCTGTTGGGCACGGGCGAACCCAATGTCATTAAGTTAAGCGCATTATCCTGTAGAAACGTTATTTTTAACGTCTAATTCAATGGTGATTTTATAGGTTTCCTCTTAGATTTATTCAAATTGTTACGTGAGTCGTTAAGAATAACGCCTCTACGAGCATTTCAAATTTAGACCTGTGTCCCTCAAAATCCTTAACTTAATGACATTGCGGGCGAACCCACGTGTTCGCCTGAAGTTAGCGTGCAAAATGACTATTTAGGTTATACTCATGGGGCTGACCCTGCCAGATCCGAATATTATTTGATGATATAAATTACAATTCAAGTTATGCAACAACCCCCGCTGTATTGGAGTTTAGGCTCATCAACCCTACCCCATTACATTTGAATATATCAGACTCGCTGACAAAGAAGCATTGTCAGAATGCCCAAAAAAAAGCATTATGAGCTGCTTACTTAGGATTGATCGGAGTATTTAACTATTTTCACCCACTAAAATTACACCATCACATCAACCTATTTAAGACCATGAGACATCCAGGGATTATTTTACTCCTGTTGCTTTTCACCATTAATTCCGCAGTCGCTCAAGAGGCTCCTACTGAATTATATTATCAATTGATCCAAGGCCAATATCCAGTAACTGCAGATGCTTTGGAAAATTACGAAGAAACCTCTTTTCATGAGGCTTCGATGGGTTTCAATTTTGCTGAAAGGGAAGTGCCTGCAATCCTATATTCCAGTTCTTATGACTATCCCGTCAATCTTAGCATCGAAATCCCTAAAAAGAAAGCACATTTCAAGGACCCTTACCGGAACACCAAGTTTAAGATCAAAACTGATGAAATCGATAGCATTTGGGCGGGAGAACGTAAGATCGTTACCTCAAAAGAAAAAATCATTATAGGGAATAGTCAAACGCCAAAAATGTATTTGTTATTTGAGGATGAGAAAGTCGCTGATATGCAGCTATACAAAACCTTTAACAACGACCTGATCGCTTGGGGTGGCACTCACTTTTACAATGTTCAAGTTAATAAGGTATGGCATAAGGCTGGCCTTCGGAAGGTTTTTGGAAATGTCCCCGTGCTTGAGGAAAGCTTGAAGGAAATGAAAAAAATTGAGATTAATAACCTTGCGCATTGGATCAAAGTTTCGGACTACCATCATGCTTCGAAAAGCAATGGCTATTTATATTTTGATCAAAAGGGTATCCGTACCACAGACCATAAAAATTACCACCTGAAAGCGAAAGTTAAGGAGGTTATACCGAATCTTTGGGAGCTTGAATACTATAACCAGCAGGATGTTTTGGTTAAAACTGCCACCTACAGATTTAATGTCAGTGAGCAGGTCAAAACCCTTTGGGAAAACATCATAACAAGTGATCACCCCTCCAGCCAAAACGCTTTTTCTGATCCACAAATTTCTGACAAAGAGCTAAGAGCACTAAAGCAGAAAACAGAACAAAGCAAATGGCATGAATCTTCAGCCAACCAATACGAAACGCAATTGATTGGTGAGGTCAAATACTTCCGCCCAGATGGCAGTCTCCGAAAGGTGTTTATTCCTGTACCCTCTACAGCAACAAAAAAAACGTTGAAAAATTACCCTTTCGACAAAGACACCTACATTACTTATTTCCCAAACCATCAACAAGCGCATTACACTTACCAAATCAAAAATGGAAAGGTCAGTTTCATCAGTGTCAAGGATTCTCTCGGAAACGAAAAATTAAACGAAGAAGGCGCGGGAATCGAAACCCTGTGGGATCCCTTAGCCAAGAGAAAAATCCGACGAGAGTTTAGTCGGAAACATTTAACCAAAAGCTTCTTCATGGGAGATGACAAAAAATACATTTCTCAAACCTTATGGCCCAAACCGCTAAATCTTGAATTTGACACAAAGAAGGTCGAATTAGACCCTGATTTATATACCCACCTACTAAAATCACCTTCTTTTTTGGCAAAAGTTACCTTCGGAAAAGACCTTAGGGTGAAGGACCTTCAGTTAGTCGGTGCACCAGAAGCCCCATTTTGGGAAAAACAGCTGACTCCTGCATTAATTAAGCAATTCAAGAAAAAGAAAATAAGCATCTATAATAGTAACCCCACTGCTGAAGAGACACGAGTGATTGTGAGGATAAACTTTTATTCAGATGTTTTCACCATACAACGCTCTTATTGGGATTTACTGATGAACCAATCTCAGGATATGATGATGATGCAACTTCAGCAACAACAATTCCATCAAATGATGCATCAACAAACGATGCAGAACATCCAACACAGTATGCCTAAATTTTAATAAAAAAGTCCCCTGAGAAAATGAATCTCAGGGGACTTTTTTTTACTTCCGACGCTTCCTGAGCGCCCTGACATAAACATGCTTAACATTCTTATCGTTACTGGAGGCACGCTCATCGACTTCAAAATAATCTGAGAGAAATTTCATCATATTCATCAGCTTGCGGAAACCATAGTTTCGAGGATCAAAATCTGGTCTTTGCTTATTGAGCATCGATCCAAATTCTCCGAGGTTTGCCCAGCTTGAATCATCGGAAACATCATCAATTGTTTTCCGCAGAAGTGCCAACACTTTCCCATCGATTCGCTTGATCGAGGTCGCTGAATCCTCATTCTTGGACGTAGCCCCCTGATCATTGTCATTCTCATCTTTCGAGGATTCCTTCTGACGCAACACTTCCAGGTACACAAATTTATCACAAGCGATAATGAACGGCTTGGGAGTTTTCTGTTCCCCAACGCCCATCACCCACATGCCGGATTCCCGAAGTCGGGTGGCCAAACGGGTAAAATCACTGTCACTGGAAACAATACAAAAACCATCCACGCTTCCAGAATACAGAATATCCATTGCATCGATAATCATGGCGGAGTCTGTCGCATTTTTTCCCTGAGTGTAACCATATTGTTGCACAGGACTGATGGCATTTTCCAAAAGGACATTTTTCCATCCCCCCAAATTGGGTTTGGTCCAATCTCCATATATTCTTTTAGTGGTTAAGCGTCCAAAACGAGCGATCTCCGCCATCATCTCCGTCACATAGTTAGACGACACATTGTCGGCATCAATCAGGACCGCTAAGTCCCTGTCTTGTTTTTCTTTTTTCATAAAAATCTAAAACTGAAAATAAATAAAGGGATGAACATCTGAAGAAGTCACTTGCCAAACACACCACATCACAAAGGCGAGCGTCAGTGCTCTTCCCCATACGGGAAAAATACTCAGCGTATGCTTAAATCTGTTTTCCCAACGGTTGGGAATCAGGTGTGTCAGGTATCCAAGTATAATTAAGCCAAAAACCTCCTTATATCCCATAATTACGACAGGAATTTGCTTCCAGGTCGTATCTGTAAAAATTCTACTGATCACGGTACTTGCCTGGGCGAAACTTCCTGCACGGAAAAACACCCACGCCAAACATACCCAGTGGAAAGTATATAATTGCCCGAGGGAACGGGTTACGGCATTTGATGGCAGCCTCCAATAGGTCTTTACCAGCCTTTCAATAGCCAGCACCACCCCGTGCATTGTTCCCCACAATACAAAATTCCATGATGCCCCATGCCACAATCCACCGAGAATCATGGTCAGCATCAGGTTAATATAAGTTCTGACTGTTCCATTTTTATTCCCCCCGAGCGGAATATACAGGTAATCCCGAAGCCAGGAGGAAAGAGAAATATGCCAGCGTCGCCAAAATTCCGTCAGGCTGAAAGCATTATAGGGCGTCCGAAAATTCTCTGGCAACTGAAAGCCCATCAGCAATGCTATACCAATGGCCATATCCGAATACCCTGAAAAGTCGCAATAAATTTGAATGGCGTAACCATACACGGCCATCAGGTTTTCAAAACCAGAATACAGGGTCGGCTGGGTAAACACCCGATCCACAAAATTTACACTGATATAATCGGAAATGATGGCCTTTTTGATCAGTCCACCGATAATCAATGTCAGGGCGATGGTCATTTGGCGCTTATTCAGGCTGATCTTCTGTCGGATCTGAGGAATAAAGTCTGCTGCCCGAACGATAGGCCCCGCCACCAACTGCGGAAAGAAGGTTACGAAAAACATAAAGTCTCCGAAAGACTCCGCAGGTTTCATTGATTTACGATAGAGGTCAATTGAGTAACTCATCGTCTGAAAGGTATAAAATGAAATACCTATGGGCAGAAAAATGTTGGCATGAGCAATATGGCCTCCCGCAATAGCGTTCACACTATCGATAAAGAAATTGGTATACTTAAAATAACCCAACAAGCCGAGATTAACAATGACACTGAGTGCGAGGTACAACTTCCGCTGCTTCGGATCGGTGACCTTATAAAGCTTATTCCCGATATAATAATCCACTATGGAAGAGAATATCAGGAGCACAAAAAAGATCCCGCTCGATTTAAAATAGAAGAAAAGGGAAAAAATCGTTACATATATCACCCGAAAAGAGTGAATATGCTCCCACTTCAGATAAATGGCATAGAAGAGGATGAACAGGATCAGAAACAAGCCAGAGTTAAACAGTAAAGGGCGTGTTTTCTGATAGGTAAATACCGATGAAATCGCCGACCAATTGACCTGATCAAAGTTTGGAAGGCTGAAAAGTGCCGCCTCCCCTTTATCTTCAGCCACCTGTTCTTTCCTGATTTTCTGAAGGAACTCAGGAGTCAGGTATTGGCCATCAATCGGCATGGCATCCTTCACATCCAGCCCTTTCGGCGGTAACAGCAACTCCCCACCCGATTGTTCATAGGCACGAATCATTGCCTGATAAAAGCACCTTGCCTGAATACGGTAGCCTCCAGCAGAAAAATGCACATAATCGCGGCTATAACCTGCTTTTTTCCATGCGCGAATGCCGTTCTCGCCACCCATCACAGCCCACCAGTCCCAATAAGCAACACGCTGCTCATTTGAAATTTGGAGCATGGCATCGTGTACCGCTTTCACGCGAGGGTTGTAGCGCTTTTTACTTCCCCGACCGATATAACTGTCCGCAGGAGTGGTTAAAATAATGGACGCTTCAGGGTGATATTTTCGGATCTGCCCAATGAAGTGGCGCATATCATCTTTGTACTCTACCATCGTGTAGGATGGATCGAAACATTCATTGGTGCCCATGGAAAGGACATACAGGTCGGAAGGCAATTGCCCGAGCTGCTCAAAAAACAATGGATAGCGATTGTAATCTCGGAATTGCGCACCATTAGCGCCCAGCATACTGTAAACAATACCCTTAGCCTGAGAATCTTCCAGATAGAAGCCCGTAAATACCGACTCCTGCTGTTGGGTGTTTTTCTTAAACCCCTGCAGCAAACACGCCTGCTGAGGACTGTCCCAAGAAAATACCTGCATTCCAACGCCAAAATGCTGTGCTTTCACCTTCGCCCAGACAACATCATCACTTTTCAGTCTTGACACTGCCGATGGCTGATCGCCATTTTTTACCACTAATTTTTGCCCAGCGCGAATCATGGTTTTTCGCCCCATGCCATTCCATTGCTGAAGGTGCGATACCCGCACACCATATTTTTTAGCAATAGACGACAGGTTATCCCCTGAGCGCACTTTATGATACACTTTAGTCGGTGCCGCAATATATTTTTTCTCCGTAGCCGCCTGCGCTTTGGCTACTCCAACTTTAAAATCATAGGCCCGATCACTGGGTTTGGCAAACACCCACAGGCGATCGAAATGCCGAAGGCTGTCCTGTAATTTTAAGTTGATCTGATAGAAGTCAGAAGTACTTTTAATGCTATGTCCCGAAACTCCGGTTTCCTGCACAGGTTTCCGCAGTGAATTTCTTTTGCCTTTCCAACGGATATTTGAGCTGTACTTTACCGCTGAAGGTCCGTTGGTATGCGATAAGCGATAGGGAAAACTTGCTCCCCAGCCGCCATCACCAAAAGTCCCCTGCATCAGGTTACGCACCTCTCCACTGAAAAAGTCCGCCTGAATATGGCTGTCCCCGATATGAAACACGCGGACTTTATCCCGCTGGTCAGCCTCCAGCCCACTGAGTTTCTTCAGAAACGGACGAATATACTGCGCATTACCTATACTGTCTGCGGCTTCATTCAGTAGGCCTGAGGGCACCTTCACCTCATGATCGGAAGGGTGAGCCACTGTCGAAAAAGACCACCCCAACAGACCCATAAAAATTAAAAAAAGCTGTTTAAAAGTCATCTTATCGAATGTTTTTTGTTTGGATCGTTTTTACCTCTACGCGTTTCTTTGCGCGCGCCCGAATTTCCTCC is a window from the Persicobacter psychrovividus genome containing:
- a CDS encoding NYN domain-containing protein — protein: MKKEKQDRDLAVLIDADNVSSNYVTEMMAEIARFGRLTTKRIYGDWTKPNLGGWKNVLLENAISPVQQYGYTQGKNATDSAMIIDAMDILYSGSVDGFCIVSSDSDFTRLATRLRESGMWVMGVGEQKTPKPFIIACDKFVYLEVLRQKESSKDENDNDQGATSKNEDSATSIKRIDGKVLALLRKTIDDVSDDSSWANLGEFGSMLNKQRPDFDPRNYGFRKLMNMMKFLSDYFEVDERASSNDKNVKHVYVRALRKRRK
- a CDS encoding MBOAT family O-acyltransferase; the protein is MTFKQLFLIFMGLLGWSFSTVAHPSDHEVKVPSGLLNEAADSIGNAQYIRPFLKKLSGLEADQRDKVRVFHIGDSHIQADFFSGEVRNLMQGTFGDGGWGASFPYRLSHTNGPSAVKYSSNIRWKGKRNSLRKPVQETGVSGHSIKSTSDFYQINLKLQDSLRHFDRLWVFAKPSDRAYDFKVGVAKAQAATEKKYIAAPTKVYHKVRSGDNLSSIAKKYGVRVSHLQQWNGMGRKTMIRAGQKLVVKNGDQPSAVSRLKSDDVVWAKVKAQHFGVGMQVFSWDSPQQACLLQGFKKNTQQQESVFTGFYLEDSQAKGIVYSMLGANGAQFRDYNRYPLFFEQLGQLPSDLYVLSMGTNECFDPSYTMVEYKDDMRHFIGQIRKYHPEASIILTTPADSYIGRGSKKRYNPRVKAVHDAMLQISNEQRVAYWDWWAVMGGENGIRAWKKAGYSRDYVHFSAGGYRIQARCFYQAMIRAYEQSGGELLLPPKGLDVKDAMPIDGQYLTPEFLQKIRKEQVAEDKGEAALFSLPNFDQVNWSAISSVFTYQKTRPLLFNSGLFLILFILFYAIYLKWEHIHSFRVIYVTIFSLFFYFKSSGIFFVLLIFSSIVDYYIGNKLYKVTDPKQRKLYLALSVIVNLGLLGYFKYTNFFIDSVNAIAGGHIAHANIFLPIGISFYTFQTMSYSIDLYRKSMKPAESFGDFMFFVTFFPQLVAGPIVRAADFIPQIRQKISLNKRQMTIALTLIIGGLIKKAIISDYISVNFVDRVFTQPTLYSGFENLMAVYGYAIQIYCDFSGYSDMAIGIALLMGFQLPENFRTPYNAFSLTEFWRRWHISLSSWLRDYLYIPLGGNKNGTVRTYINLMLTMILGGLWHGASWNFVLWGTMHGVVLAIERLVKTYWRLPSNAVTRSLGQLYTFHWVCLAWVFFRAGSFAQASTVISRIFTDTTWKQIPVVIMGYKEVFGLIILGYLTHLIPNRWENRFKHTLSIFPVWGRALTLAFVMWCVWQVTSSDVHPFIYFQF
- the dnaN gene encoding DNA polymerase III subunit beta — encoded protein: MKFIVSSSSLLKQLSKIHGVVTTNPVVPILENFLFEIDGESGKLTVTASDLQSSMITEIEVNAQESGSIAIPAKILLDTLKNLPEQPVTISVDEETSGIEISSENGLYKLTGENPTDFPRTSSVEGGQSIELSGEVMSRAINNTLFAAGTDDLRPAMTGVYMNLNAENITFVATDGHRLVRYRRSDIEGASEASIILPRKALNLLKSTLPTDETPVTIEFNDANAFFSFNNLRLICRLIDERFPDYENVIPLDNHNEMTINRAQFLSTLKRLAIYANKTTNQVRLSIKGNDLAVHAEDLDFSNEANETLACQHSGEDIDIGFNAKFLIEMLNNVNATEVTFQFSQPNRAGLIVPTDQDENEDLLMLVMPVMLNNYY